The following coding sequences are from one Halobacteriovorax sp. JY17 window:
- a CDS encoding DUF3015 domain-containing protein translates to MKKILLIGALLISTHAFAGDSSSGCGLGWAVLKKNSLISSFTRTFINATFSSTIGMTFGTSGCAQHSIVKNESKIIHFAESNYYQLQKEIALGKGSYLTAFSGLIGCGNSVEFNSKIQKNFDKIYPELSTTPTTALKNILQTVQGDQELSRNCQII, encoded by the coding sequence ATGAAAAAAATACTACTTATCGGTGCTCTACTTATTTCTACACACGCGTTTGCTGGAGATTCATCGTCTGGTTGTGGGCTTGGTTGGGCCGTACTAAAGAAGAACTCTCTTATTTCATCATTCACGAGAACTTTTATCAACGCAACATTTTCAAGTACAATTGGAATGACTTTTGGAACTTCAGGATGTGCGCAACACAGTATTGTAAAGAATGAGAGTAAGATCATTCACTTTGCAGAATCAAATTACTACCAACTCCAAAAAGAAATCGCTCTTGGAAAGGGAAGCTACCTGACAGCTTTCTCTGGACTTATTGGTTGTGGAAATTCTGTTGAATTTAATTCAAAAATTCAAAAAAACTTTGATAAGATTTATCCTGAATTATCAACGACTCCAACAACAGCTCTAAAGAATATTCTTCAGACTGTTCAAGGTGATCAGGAGCTTTCAAGAAATTGTCAAATTATCTAA
- a CDS encoding peroxiredoxin-like family protein — protein sequence MRFLVLLGLLFTVSCASTNMKKEAVVSNAYEVSPIINGAVVPNSMVRNIDGVEVDLNKELQGKNTVLVFYRGGWCPYCNLQLQGLRKIEKNLNKLGWEIVGISPDSPASLKESISKNKLTYTLYSDSSANAAKAFGLAFRVDDKTNKKYLGYGINLDKASGESHHILPVPGVYLINSKGEIVFNYIHPNYKIRLKESIILNAAKELK from the coding sequence ATGAGATTTCTAGTATTGTTAGGATTACTTTTTACTGTGAGTTGTGCTTCAACAAATATGAAAAAAGAAGCAGTTGTAAGTAACGCTTATGAAGTTTCTCCAATTATCAATGGGGCAGTCGTTCCAAATTCAATGGTTAGAAATATAGATGGTGTAGAGGTTGATTTAAATAAAGAATTACAAGGAAAGAATACTGTCCTCGTATTCTACCGAGGAGGATGGTGTCCTTATTGTAATCTTCAACTACAAGGACTAAGAAAAATTGAAAAGAATTTGAATAAACTAGGTTGGGAGATTGTGGGAATTAGTCCTGATTCACCAGCTTCTCTAAAAGAAAGTATCTCAAAGAATAAATTAACCTATACTCTTTACTCTGATAGTAGCGCTAATGCAGCAAAAGCATTTGGTCTTGCCTTTAGAGTTGATGATAAAACTAATAAAAAGTACTTAGGGTATGGAATCAACTTGGATAAGGCTTCAGGGGAGTCACACCATATCCTTCCTGTTCCAGGAGTTTATCTTATAAATTCTAAGGGTGAGATTGTTTTTAATTATATTCATCCTAATTACAAAATCAGACTTAAAGAGTCGATTATTTTAAATGCTGCTAAAGAGTTAAAATAA
- a CDS encoding CobW family GTP-binding protein encodes MQELIPVTLVVGFLGSGKTTFINSILNGDHGKKIAVIENEFGEVGIDEEILTGSEDLLVEMSNGCICCSMRGDLVESLTKLLAKSKDFEHIVIEATGMANPGPIIETFFSSDILSESFTLDSVIGLVDSGHFRKNVDKFEHSEQIAFYDQIAFSETILLNKVDMTSKEELEEIKNDISKRNPHVTLIETIEAKVDLNKVMGTRSFDLSVIEKTMPKTSGVEYPFSWGGIVTLKAGFYKLNIGHVHHNEKVVFFKVDEAEFTDRMTSYASSIFFSPQRRAKRGANISVDEHTLLDFEGAHDGRNILDIEFDGSYAFFFTDDPSHLQVEIINRENQVISFENSKSYKKAQHSHGDEVNSISLEFEGALNPQSFEMFLNVLYTQYKDEIYRSKGVLHFFGNPQRVLFQGVYSSLKFDHGRDWEETTSRVNKIVFIGKGLIGSSLEAGLKNCIVEETK; translated from the coding sequence ATGCAAGAACTCATTCCAGTCACATTAGTTGTAGGGTTTCTGGGCTCCGGAAAAACAACTTTCATTAATAGTATTTTAAATGGAGATCATGGAAAGAAGATCGCTGTCATTGAAAATGAGTTTGGTGAAGTAGGAATAGATGAAGAAATTTTGACAGGCTCTGAAGATCTCTTAGTCGAAATGAGCAATGGTTGTATTTGTTGTTCTATGAGAGGAGACCTTGTCGAGTCTCTTACGAAGTTATTAGCAAAGTCTAAGGACTTCGAGCATATTGTTATCGAAGCTACGGGAATGGCAAACCCCGGTCCAATTATTGAAACCTTCTTTTCATCAGATATTCTAAGCGAGTCTTTTACACTCGACTCTGTTATTGGTCTTGTTGATAGTGGCCACTTTAGAAAGAATGTCGATAAGTTCGAGCATAGCGAGCAGATTGCTTTCTATGATCAAATTGCTTTTAGTGAAACGATTCTTTTAAATAAAGTTGATATGACTTCTAAAGAAGAATTAGAAGAAATAAAGAATGATATTTCAAAGAGAAATCCACACGTCACATTAATTGAAACAATTGAGGCGAAAGTAGATTTAAATAAGGTGATGGGGACGAGATCATTTGATCTCTCTGTAATAGAGAAGACAATGCCTAAGACTTCGGGAGTAGAGTATCCATTTAGCTGGGGGGGGATTGTAACTCTTAAGGCCGGATTTTATAAACTCAATATCGGGCACGTTCATCATAATGAGAAAGTAGTTTTCTTTAAAGTTGATGAGGCTGAATTTACTGATCGCATGACTAGCTACGCTTCTTCTATTTTCTTTTCGCCTCAAAGAAGAGCGAAGAGAGGGGCAAATATTAGTGTCGATGAGCACACTCTCTTAGATTTTGAAGGGGCCCACGATGGAAGAAATATTTTAGATATAGAGTTTGATGGAAGTTATGCTTTCTTTTTCACTGATGACCCAAGTCATTTACAGGTTGAGATTATCAACAGAGAAAATCAAGTTATCTCTTTTGAAAATAGTAAGTCCTATAAGAAAGCTCAGCACTCCCATGGTGATGAAGTGAATTCTATTTCTTTGGAATTTGAAGGAGCGCTAAACCCCCAGTCATTTGAAATGTTTTTAAATGTACTTTATACCCAGTACAAAGATGAAATCTATAGATCTAAGGGAGTGTTGCACTTCTTTGGTAATCCTCAGAGAGTTCTCTTTCAAGGGGTGTATTCTTCTTTAAAGTTTGATCATGGAAGAGACTGGGAAGAAACAACAAGTAGAGTGAATAAAATTGTATTTATAGGGAAAGGTTTAATTGGTTCGAGCTTAGAGGCCGGCCTTAAAAATTGTATAGTCGAGGAGACGAAATGA
- a CDS encoding Fur family transcriptional regulator, whose amino-acid sequence MNEKDIKKIIKEAGLSFTKPRAAILKLLTREHGPYSADEIFEKLEDGLCDRATLFRTLKQFKESNILNSIRFDEDFARYEFNHPGHHHHHIICKDCSKVIVLDHCFVEEIDQKIELMGYKDVEHKLEFFAICPNCQNK is encoded by the coding sequence ATGAATGAGAAAGATATAAAGAAAATAATTAAAGAAGCTGGCCTTAGTTTTACAAAGCCAAGGGCCGCTATATTAAAGCTACTTACAAGAGAACATGGTCCGTATTCTGCCGATGAAATTTTTGAAAAGCTTGAAGATGGACTCTGCGATAGGGCCACACTCTTTAGGACTCTCAAGCAATTTAAAGAGAGTAATATTCTAAATAGTATTCGATTTGACGAAGATTTCGCCCGTTATGAATTCAATCACCCAGGGCATCATCACCACCATATAATTTGTAAAGATTGCTCAAAAGTTATAGTTCTAGATCACTGCTTCGTTGAAGAGATTGATCAAAAAATAGAGTTGATGGGTTACAAAGATGTGGAACACAAACTAGAATTTTTCGCTATATGCCCAAATTGCCAAAATAAATAA